Proteins from a single region of Numenius arquata chromosome Z, bNumArq3.hap1.1, whole genome shotgun sequence:
- the EGFLAM gene encoding pikachurin isoform X3, whose protein sequence is MESMVLKGLLPNTKYQFAVRAANSFGSSTASPPSDVIRMFSSEELGSGSYGHRYITDTVTGDDDGFDIDDSDYDIYIEELRPLPAIKGGNRKFLVETKVTPGSSSRLLSRVLTTTSEPTTSIPTTTQPSTTVRATTARAARRGSTSSATRLFDLSCDEAICSADSFCVNDYDRGGSRCHCNLGKGGEMCAEDIIIQYPQFSGYSYLTFEPLKNSYQTFQITLEFRAESEDGLLLYCGENEHGRGDFMSLAIIRRSIQFRFNCGTGIAVITSENKLKLGNWHSVTLFRDGMSGWLRMDSDAPVTGKSQGQYSKITFRTPFYVGGAPSMYWLVRAAGTNRGFQGCVQSLSINGKIIDMRPWPLGKALSGADVGECSSGICDEAACINSGTCTANKADSYICLCPLGFKGHHCEEALTLAIPQFNESLRSFASTPWPLEPQNYLSFMEFEMTFRPDLETGVLLYSYDTDSKDFLSINMVAGYVEFRFDCGSGTAVIRSEEPVSLGQWHELRVSRTAKNGILQVDKQKPVEGMAEGAFTQIKCNSEIFIGGVPSYDTVKKNSGILRPFSGSIQKIILNDRTIDVKRDFTFGVNLANAAHPCVSSPCANGGTCVPKKDSYECDCPLGFDGQHCQKAITEAIEIPQFIGRSYLTYDNPDILKRVSGSRTNVFMRFKTTMKEGLLMWRGDSPMRPNSDFISLGLQEGALIFSYNLGSGIASITVNGSFSDGRWHRVKAVRDGQSGKVTVDDYGARTGKSPGKMRQLNINGDLYVGGMKEIALHTNRQYMRGLVGCVSHLTLSTDYHISLVEDATDGKNINTCGTK, encoded by the exons GCTCTGAGGAGTTAGGAAGTGGAAGCTATGGACATCGGTATATCACAGACACAGTGACTGGTGATGATGATGGATTTGATATCGATGACTCAGACTACGACATTTACATAGAAGAG CTCAGACCACTTCCTGCTATCAAAGGAGGCAACCGAAAATTTCTGGTGGAAACTAAGGTCACACCAGGGTCTAGTTCCAGGCTGCTGTCACGGGTCCTTACAACCACTTCTGAACCTACTACTTCCATTCCCACCACCACGCAGCCTTCAACCACAGTGAGGGCGACTACAGCTCGGGCAGCGAGGAGGGGCAGCACGTCTTCTGCAACGCGCCTCTTTGATCTCTCCTGTGATGAGGCCATCTGTTCTGCAGACAGCTTCTGCGTCAACGACTATGACCGGGGTGGCTCTCGCTGCCACTGCAActtgggaaaaggaggagagatgtgTGCGGAAG ATATTATTATCCAGTATCCTCAGTTCTCTGGCTACTCATATCTCACCTTTGAACCGCTGAAAAACTCCTATCAGACATTTCAAATTACCCTTGAATTCAGG GCTGAATCAGAAGATGGTTTGCTGCTATACTGTGGAGAAAATGAGCACGGTCGTGGTGATTTTATGTCACTAGCAATCATCCGACGTAGTATCCAGTTCAG GTTCAACTGTGGCACTGGAATTGCAGTCATAACGAGTGAAAACAAACTCAAGCTGGGGAACTGGCACAGTGTCACGTTGTTCAGAGATGGGATGAGTGGCTGGCTCAGGATGGACAGCGATGCTCCAGTGACAGGGAAATCTCAG GGCCAGTATAGTAAAATTACGTTCCGGACTCCCTTCTACGTTGGCGGtgcccccagcatgtactggctGGTCAGAGCCGCAGGCACCAACCGTGGGTTTCAGGGTTGCGTTCAGTCGCTGAGCATCAACGGAAAGATAATTGATATGAGACCCTGGCCGTTAGGGAAAGCTCTCAGCGGTGCTGATGTTG GTGAGTGTAGCAGTGGCATCTGTGACGAGGCTGCCTGCATCAACAGTGGTACCTGTACTGCAAATAAAGCAGATTCATACATTTGCCTTTGCCCTCTTGGATTTAAAGGTCATCATTGTGAAGAAG CACTCACCTTGGCCATACCTCAGTTCAACGAGTCCTTAAGGTCATTTGCTAGCACACCCTGGCCCTTGGAACCACAGAATTACCTTTCCTTCATGGAGTTTGAGATGACATTTCGTCCAGATTTAGAGACTGGTGTCCTTTTGTACAGCTACGACACAGACAGCAAGGACTTCCTCTCCATCAACATGGTGGCTGGCTACGTGGAGTTCAGGTTCGACTGTGGCTCAGGAACAGCTGTTATCAG GAGTGAAGAACCTGTCAGTCTGGGTCAATGGCATGAGTTGCGAGTGTCTCGCACAGCAAAGAATGGTATCCTACAAGTGGACAAACAAAAGCCGGTGGAAGGGATGGCAGAG GGGGCTTTTACTCAGATTAAGTGCAACTCTGAAATATTTATTGGTGGAGTCCCTAGTTATGATACTGTGAAGAAGAACTCTGGGATCCTCAGACCCTTCAGCGGTAGCATCCAAAAG ATTATCTTGAATGACCGGACAATCGACGTGAAACGAGATTTCACTTTTGGAGTCAACCTGGCAAATGCTGCCCACCCCTGTGTGAGCTCGCCTTGTGCAAATGGAGGCACCTGCGTTCCCAAGAAGGACAGCTATGAATGTGATTGTCCCCTGGGCTTTGATGGGCAACATTGCCAAAAAG ccATTACAGAAGCAATCGAAATCCCACAGTTTATTGGTCGCAGTTACCTCACATATGATAATCCCGATATCCTGAAAAG GGTATCAGGATCAAGAACAAATGTGTTCATGAGGTTTAAAACCACAATGAAGGAAGGTCTTTTGATGTGGAGAGGAGACAGTCCCATGCGACCTAACAGTGATTTCATTTCTCTCGGCCTTCAGGAAGGAGCATTAATATTCAG cTACAATTTGGGCAGTGGCATTGCTTCCATCACAGTGAATGGCTCTTTCAGTGACGGCCGGTGGCACAGAGTCAAGGCTGTTCG GGATGGACAGTCTGGCAAAGTAACTGTGGATGATTATGGTGCCAGGACCGGTAAATCCCCTGGGAAGATGAGGCAGTTAAACATCAATGGAGATCTCTATGTAG GTGGCATGAAGGAGATAGCCCTGCACACCAACAGGCAGTACATGCGGGGCCTGGTGGGGTGCGTCTCCCACCTCACGCTTTCAACTGACTACCATATCTCGCTGGTGGAGGATGCCACCGATGGGAAGAACATCAACACCTGTGGGACCAAGTGA